The following are from one region of the Prionailurus bengalensis isolate Pbe53 chromosome A2, Fcat_Pben_1.1_paternal_pri, whole genome shotgun sequence genome:
- the GTPBP3 gene encoding tRNA modification GTPase GTPBP3, mitochondrial isoform X3 → MWRGLWTLVARAARGPRSPRPCTRQGSGVSVPGSGATIFALSSGHGRCGIAVIRTSGPASGHALRSLTAPRDLPPARSACLRLLSHPRSGEPLDRALVLWFPGPQSFTGEDCAEFHVHGGPAVVSGVLQALGSVPGLRPAEAGEFTRRAFAHGKLSLTEVEGLADLIHAETEAQRRQALRQLDGELGHLCHGWARTLTKASPLCVHFRPDLPNLCVRASSLQESPIRSLRSGWTWAHWRVGSWVATPLPPLPPPQALAHVEAYIDFGEDDNLEEGVLEQANSEVRELQLALGAHLRDARRGQRLRSGAHVVVAGPPNAGKSSLVNLLSRKPVSIVSPEPGTTRDVLETPVDLAGFPALLSDTAGLREGAGPVEQEGVRRARERLEQADLILAVLDASDLASPSSCNFLDTVVAPAGAGSPNGNSQRLLLVLNKSDLLPPGGPDPSPNLRPHLLLSCLTGEGLDGLLEALRKELAEVCGDPSTGPPLLTRARHQHHLQGCLDALGHYTQTKDLALAAEALRLARGHLARITGGGGTEEILDIIFRDFCVGK, encoded by the exons ATGTGGCGGGGGTTGTGGACCCTGGTAGCCCGGGCCGCACGTGGGCCTCGCAG TCCCAGACCGTGCACGCGCCAGGGCAGCGGCGTCTCGGTCCCCGGTTCCGGGGCCACTATCTTCGCGCTGAGTTCCGGCCACGGCCGCTGCGGCATCGCGGTGATCCGAACCAGCGGCCCCGCCAGCGGCCACGCCCTCCGGAGCCTCACGGCGCCCCGGGACTTGCCCCCGGCTCGCAGCGCCTGCCTGCGCCTGCTCAGCCACCCCCGTTCCGGGGAGCCGTTGGATCGCGCGCTGGTGCTCTGGTTCCCAG GTCCCCAAAGTTTCACGGGTGAGGACTGCGCCGAGTTCCACGTGCATGGAGGCCCGGCGGTGGTGAGTGGCGTCCTGCAGGCCCTGG GTAGCGTGCCAGGGCTGCGGCCAGCGGAGGCCGGTGAGTTCACCAGACGGGCATTCGCCCACGGGAAGCTGAGCCTGACCGAGGTGGAGGGGCTGGCGGATCTAATTCATGCGGAAACCGAGGCGCAGCGGCGGCAGGCGCTGAGACAGCTGGACGGAGAACTGGGCCACCTCTGTCACGGCTGGGCCAGGACCCTCACTAAGGCAAGCCCGCTATGCGTCCATTTCCGGCCCGACCTGCCCAACCTGTGTGTGAGAGCTTCCTCATTGCAGGAGTCTCCGATCCGGTCCCTTAGGTCAGGCTGGACCTGGGCACACTGGAGGGTGGGTTCCTGGGTGGCCACAccactgccccctctccccccaccccaggctctggcTCATGTGGAGGCCTATATCGACTTTGGTGAGGATGACAACCTGGAGGAGGGCGTCCTGGAGCAAG CTAACAGCGAAGTGCGGGAGCTGCAGCTGGCACTGGGCGCACATCTTCGAGATGCCAGGCGCGGGCAGAGGCTTCGCTCAGGGGCGCACGTAGTGGTCGCAGGACCCCCCAACGCTGGCAAGAGCAGCCTGGTGAACCTACTCA GCCGGAAGCCTGTGTCCATAGTGTCTCCGGAACCCGGGACCACCCGCGACGTGCTGGAGACCCCCGTGGACCTGGCCGGGTTCCCGGCGCTGCTGAGCGACACGGCGGGGTTGCGGGAGGGCGCTGGGCCCGTGGAGCAGGAGGGCGTGCGGCGCGCCCGGGAGAG GCTTGAGCAGGCTGACCTCATTCTAGCCGTGCTGGATGCTTCTGACCTGGCCTCTCCGTCCAGCTGCAACTTCCTGGACACCGTTGTCGCCCCCGCCGGAGCTGGGAGCCCCAATGGGAACAGCCAGCGCCTCCTGCTGGTGCTGAACAAATCGGACTTACTGCCTCCAGGCGGCCCCGACCCCAGTCCCAACCTGCGCCCCCACCTGCTGCTGTCCTGCTTGACCGGAGAGGGGCTGGATGGCCTCCTGGAGGCGCTGAGGAAGGAGCTGGCCGAAGT GTGTGGGGACCCGTCCACAGGCCCACCGCTCCTGACGCGTGCAAGACACCAGCATCACCTACAGGGCTGCCTGGACGCTCTTGGCCACTACACGCAGACTAAGGACCTGGCCCTGGCTGCTGAGGCTCTGCGACTCGCCCGGGGGCACCTGGCCCGCATCACCGGCGGAGGGGGCACTGAGGAGATCCTGGATATCATCTTCCGGGACTTCTGCGTGGGCAAGTGA
- the GTPBP3 gene encoding tRNA modification GTPase GTPBP3, mitochondrial isoform X5: MWRGLWTLVARAARGPRSPRPCTRQGSGVSVPGSGATIFALSSGHGRCGIAVIRTSGPASGHALRSLTAPRDLPPARSACLRLLSHPRSGEPLDRALVLWFPGPQSFTGEDCAEFHVHGGPAVVSGVLQALGSVPGLRPAEAGEFTRRAFAHGKLSLTEVEGLADLIHAETEAQRRQALRQLDGELGHLCHGWARTLTKALAHVEAYIDFGEDDNLEEGVLEQGGSSKGWGHLVSQPPEAPSLPPLCFLPSTANSEVRELQLALGAHLRDARRGQRLRSGAHVVVAGPPNAGKSSLVNLLSRKPVSIVSPEPGTTRDVLETPVDLAGFPALLSDTAGLREGAGPVEQEGVRRARERLEQADLILAVLDASDLASPSSCNFLDTVVAPAGAGSPNGNSQRLLLVLNKSDLLPPGGPDPSPNLRPHLLLSCLTGEGLDGLLEALRKELAEVCGDPSTGPPLLTRARHQHHLQGCLDALGHYTQTKDLALAAEALRLARGHLARITGGGGTEEILDIIFRDFCVGK, encoded by the exons ATGTGGCGGGGGTTGTGGACCCTGGTAGCCCGGGCCGCACGTGGGCCTCGCAG TCCCAGACCGTGCACGCGCCAGGGCAGCGGCGTCTCGGTCCCCGGTTCCGGGGCCACTATCTTCGCGCTGAGTTCCGGCCACGGCCGCTGCGGCATCGCGGTGATCCGAACCAGCGGCCCCGCCAGCGGCCACGCCCTCCGGAGCCTCACGGCGCCCCGGGACTTGCCCCCGGCTCGCAGCGCCTGCCTGCGCCTGCTCAGCCACCCCCGTTCCGGGGAGCCGTTGGATCGCGCGCTGGTGCTCTGGTTCCCAG GTCCCCAAAGTTTCACGGGTGAGGACTGCGCCGAGTTCCACGTGCATGGAGGCCCGGCGGTGGTGAGTGGCGTCCTGCAGGCCCTGG GTAGCGTGCCAGGGCTGCGGCCAGCGGAGGCCGGTGAGTTCACCAGACGGGCATTCGCCCACGGGAAGCTGAGCCTGACCGAGGTGGAGGGGCTGGCGGATCTAATTCATGCGGAAACCGAGGCGCAGCGGCGGCAGGCGCTGAGACAGCTGGACGGAGAACTGGGCCACCTCTGTCACGGCTGGGCCAGGACCCTCACTAAG gctctggcTCATGTGGAGGCCTATATCGACTTTGGTGAGGATGACAACCTGGAGGAGGGCGTCCTGGAGCAAGGTGGGTCCTCCAAGGGATGGGGACATCTGGTATCTCAGCCCCCAGAGgccccctcactccctcccctctgctttcTTCCATCCACAGCTAACAGCGAAGTGCGGGAGCTGCAGCTGGCACTGGGCGCACATCTTCGAGATGCCAGGCGCGGGCAGAGGCTTCGCTCAGGGGCGCACGTAGTGGTCGCAGGACCCCCCAACGCTGGCAAGAGCAGCCTGGTGAACCTACTCA GCCGGAAGCCTGTGTCCATAGTGTCTCCGGAACCCGGGACCACCCGCGACGTGCTGGAGACCCCCGTGGACCTGGCCGGGTTCCCGGCGCTGCTGAGCGACACGGCGGGGTTGCGGGAGGGCGCTGGGCCCGTGGAGCAGGAGGGCGTGCGGCGCGCCCGGGAGAG GCTTGAGCAGGCTGACCTCATTCTAGCCGTGCTGGATGCTTCTGACCTGGCCTCTCCGTCCAGCTGCAACTTCCTGGACACCGTTGTCGCCCCCGCCGGAGCTGGGAGCCCCAATGGGAACAGCCAGCGCCTCCTGCTGGTGCTGAACAAATCGGACTTACTGCCTCCAGGCGGCCCCGACCCCAGTCCCAACCTGCGCCCCCACCTGCTGCTGTCCTGCTTGACCGGAGAGGGGCTGGATGGCCTCCTGGAGGCGCTGAGGAAGGAGCTGGCCGAAGT GTGTGGGGACCCGTCCACAGGCCCACCGCTCCTGACGCGTGCAAGACACCAGCATCACCTACAGGGCTGCCTGGACGCTCTTGGCCACTACACGCAGACTAAGGACCTGGCCCTGGCTGCTGAGGCTCTGCGACTCGCCCGGGGGCACCTGGCCCGCATCACCGGCGGAGGGGGCACTGAGGAGATCCTGGATATCATCTTCCGGGACTTCTGCGTGGGCAAGTGA
- the GTPBP3 gene encoding tRNA modification GTPase GTPBP3, mitochondrial isoform X6, with translation MWRGLWTLVARAARGPRSPRPCTRQGSGVSVPGSGATIFALSSGHGRCGIAVIRTSGPASGHALRSLTAPRDLPPARSACLRLLSHPRSGEPLDRALVLWFPGPQSFTGEDCAEFHVHGGPAVVSGVLQALGSVPGLRPAEAGEFTRRAFAHGKLSLTEVEGLADLIHAETEAQRRQALRQLDGELGHLCHGWARTLTKALAHVEAYIDFGEDDNLEEGVLEQANSEVRELQLALGAHLRDARRGQRLRSGAHVVVAGPPNAGKSSLVNLLSRKPVSIVSPEPGTTRDVLETPVDLAGFPALLSDTAGLREGAGPVEQEGVRRARERLEQADLILAVLDASDLASPSSCNFLDTVVAPAGAGSPNGNSQRLLLVLNKSDLLPPGGPDPSPNLRPHLLLSCLTGEGLDGLLEALRKELAEVCGDPSTGPPLLTRARHQHHLQGCLDALGHYTQTKDLALAAEALRLARGHLARITGGGGTEEILDIIFRDFCVGK, from the exons ATGTGGCGGGGGTTGTGGACCCTGGTAGCCCGGGCCGCACGTGGGCCTCGCAG TCCCAGACCGTGCACGCGCCAGGGCAGCGGCGTCTCGGTCCCCGGTTCCGGGGCCACTATCTTCGCGCTGAGTTCCGGCCACGGCCGCTGCGGCATCGCGGTGATCCGAACCAGCGGCCCCGCCAGCGGCCACGCCCTCCGGAGCCTCACGGCGCCCCGGGACTTGCCCCCGGCTCGCAGCGCCTGCCTGCGCCTGCTCAGCCACCCCCGTTCCGGGGAGCCGTTGGATCGCGCGCTGGTGCTCTGGTTCCCAG GTCCCCAAAGTTTCACGGGTGAGGACTGCGCCGAGTTCCACGTGCATGGAGGCCCGGCGGTGGTGAGTGGCGTCCTGCAGGCCCTGG GTAGCGTGCCAGGGCTGCGGCCAGCGGAGGCCGGTGAGTTCACCAGACGGGCATTCGCCCACGGGAAGCTGAGCCTGACCGAGGTGGAGGGGCTGGCGGATCTAATTCATGCGGAAACCGAGGCGCAGCGGCGGCAGGCGCTGAGACAGCTGGACGGAGAACTGGGCCACCTCTGTCACGGCTGGGCCAGGACCCTCACTAAG gctctggcTCATGTGGAGGCCTATATCGACTTTGGTGAGGATGACAACCTGGAGGAGGGCGTCCTGGAGCAAG CTAACAGCGAAGTGCGGGAGCTGCAGCTGGCACTGGGCGCACATCTTCGAGATGCCAGGCGCGGGCAGAGGCTTCGCTCAGGGGCGCACGTAGTGGTCGCAGGACCCCCCAACGCTGGCAAGAGCAGCCTGGTGAACCTACTCA GCCGGAAGCCTGTGTCCATAGTGTCTCCGGAACCCGGGACCACCCGCGACGTGCTGGAGACCCCCGTGGACCTGGCCGGGTTCCCGGCGCTGCTGAGCGACACGGCGGGGTTGCGGGAGGGCGCTGGGCCCGTGGAGCAGGAGGGCGTGCGGCGCGCCCGGGAGAG GCTTGAGCAGGCTGACCTCATTCTAGCCGTGCTGGATGCTTCTGACCTGGCCTCTCCGTCCAGCTGCAACTTCCTGGACACCGTTGTCGCCCCCGCCGGAGCTGGGAGCCCCAATGGGAACAGCCAGCGCCTCCTGCTGGTGCTGAACAAATCGGACTTACTGCCTCCAGGCGGCCCCGACCCCAGTCCCAACCTGCGCCCCCACCTGCTGCTGTCCTGCTTGACCGGAGAGGGGCTGGATGGCCTCCTGGAGGCGCTGAGGAAGGAGCTGGCCGAAGT GTGTGGGGACCCGTCCACAGGCCCACCGCTCCTGACGCGTGCAAGACACCAGCATCACCTACAGGGCTGCCTGGACGCTCTTGGCCACTACACGCAGACTAAGGACCTGGCCCTGGCTGCTGAGGCTCTGCGACTCGCCCGGGGGCACCTGGCCCGCATCACCGGCGGAGGGGGCACTGAGGAGATCCTGGATATCATCTTCCGGGACTTCTGCGTGGGCAAGTGA
- the GTPBP3 gene encoding tRNA modification GTPase GTPBP3, mitochondrial isoform X2, protein MPLPQSPHLSQLLLSETSIGSGLRRSNLPILQPQTLHLGHLPTVEPSIHLPLCHKSLPDALILLLSSPRPCTRQGSGVSVPGSGATIFALSSGHGRCGIAVIRTSGPASGHALRSLTAPRDLPPARSACLRLLSHPRSGEPLDRALVLWFPGPQSFTGEDCAEFHVHGGPAVVSGVLQALGSVPGLRPAEAGEFTRRAFAHGKLSLTEVEGLADLIHAETEAQRRQALRQLDGELGHLCHGWARTLTKALAHVEAYIDFGEDDNLEEGVLEQGGSSKGWGHLVSQPPEAPSLPPLCFLPSTANSEVRELQLALGAHLRDARRGQRLRSGAHVVVAGPPNAGKSSLVNLLSRKPVSIVSPEPGTTRDVLETPVDLAGFPALLSDTAGLREGAGPVEQEGVRRARERLEQADLILAVLDASDLASPSSCNFLDTVVAPAGAGSPNGNSQRLLLVLNKSDLLPPGGPDPSPNLRPHLLLSCLTGEGLDGLLEALRKELAEVCGDPSTGPPLLTRARHQHHLQGCLDALGHYTQTKDLALAAEALRLARGHLARITGGGGTEEILDIIFRDFCVGK, encoded by the exons ATGCCCCTGCCGCAGAGCCCACATCTGAGTCAATTATTGCTCTCAGAGACCTCAATCGGGTCTGGCCTCAGACGCTCCAATCTGCCCATCCTCCAGCCGCAGACCCTCCACCTGGGGCATCTCCCGACCGTCGAGCCCTCTATCCACCTGCCACTCTGCCACAAGAGCCTCCCAGATGCACTGATTCTCCTCCTCTCCAGTCCCAGACCGTGCACGCGCCAGGGCAGCGGCGTCTCGGTCCCCGGTTCCGGGGCCACTATCTTCGCGCTGAGTTCCGGCCACGGCCGCTGCGGCATCGCGGTGATCCGAACCAGCGGCCCCGCCAGCGGCCACGCCCTCCGGAGCCTCACGGCGCCCCGGGACTTGCCCCCGGCTCGCAGCGCCTGCCTGCGCCTGCTCAGCCACCCCCGTTCCGGGGAGCCGTTGGATCGCGCGCTGGTGCTCTGGTTCCCAG GTCCCCAAAGTTTCACGGGTGAGGACTGCGCCGAGTTCCACGTGCATGGAGGCCCGGCGGTGGTGAGTGGCGTCCTGCAGGCCCTGG GTAGCGTGCCAGGGCTGCGGCCAGCGGAGGCCGGTGAGTTCACCAGACGGGCATTCGCCCACGGGAAGCTGAGCCTGACCGAGGTGGAGGGGCTGGCGGATCTAATTCATGCGGAAACCGAGGCGCAGCGGCGGCAGGCGCTGAGACAGCTGGACGGAGAACTGGGCCACCTCTGTCACGGCTGGGCCAGGACCCTCACTAAG gctctggcTCATGTGGAGGCCTATATCGACTTTGGTGAGGATGACAACCTGGAGGAGGGCGTCCTGGAGCAAGGTGGGTCCTCCAAGGGATGGGGACATCTGGTATCTCAGCCCCCAGAGgccccctcactccctcccctctgctttcTTCCATCCACAGCTAACAGCGAAGTGCGGGAGCTGCAGCTGGCACTGGGCGCACATCTTCGAGATGCCAGGCGCGGGCAGAGGCTTCGCTCAGGGGCGCACGTAGTGGTCGCAGGACCCCCCAACGCTGGCAAGAGCAGCCTGGTGAACCTACTCA GCCGGAAGCCTGTGTCCATAGTGTCTCCGGAACCCGGGACCACCCGCGACGTGCTGGAGACCCCCGTGGACCTGGCCGGGTTCCCGGCGCTGCTGAGCGACACGGCGGGGTTGCGGGAGGGCGCTGGGCCCGTGGAGCAGGAGGGCGTGCGGCGCGCCCGGGAGAG GCTTGAGCAGGCTGACCTCATTCTAGCCGTGCTGGATGCTTCTGACCTGGCCTCTCCGTCCAGCTGCAACTTCCTGGACACCGTTGTCGCCCCCGCCGGAGCTGGGAGCCCCAATGGGAACAGCCAGCGCCTCCTGCTGGTGCTGAACAAATCGGACTTACTGCCTCCAGGCGGCCCCGACCCCAGTCCCAACCTGCGCCCCCACCTGCTGCTGTCCTGCTTGACCGGAGAGGGGCTGGATGGCCTCCTGGAGGCGCTGAGGAAGGAGCTGGCCGAAGT GTGTGGGGACCCGTCCACAGGCCCACCGCTCCTGACGCGTGCAAGACACCAGCATCACCTACAGGGCTGCCTGGACGCTCTTGGCCACTACACGCAGACTAAGGACCTGGCCCTGGCTGCTGAGGCTCTGCGACTCGCCCGGGGGCACCTGGCCCGCATCACCGGCGGAGGGGGCACTGAGGAGATCCTGGATATCATCTTCCGGGACTTCTGCGTGGGCAAGTGA
- the GTPBP3 gene encoding tRNA modification GTPase GTPBP3, mitochondrial isoform X4, giving the protein MPLPQSPHLSQLLLSETSIGSGLRRSNLPILQPQTLHLGHLPTVEPSIHLPLCHKSLPDALILLLSSPRPCTRQGSGVSVPGSGATIFALSSGHGRCGIAVIRTSGPASGHALRSLTAPRDLPPARSACLRLLSHPRSGEPLDRALVLWFPGPQSFTGEDCAEFHVHGGPAVVSGVLQALGSVPGLRPAEAGEFTRRAFAHGKLSLTEVEGLADLIHAETEAQRRQALRQLDGELGHLCHGWARTLTKALAHVEAYIDFGEDDNLEEGVLEQANSEVRELQLALGAHLRDARRGQRLRSGAHVVVAGPPNAGKSSLVNLLSRKPVSIVSPEPGTTRDVLETPVDLAGFPALLSDTAGLREGAGPVEQEGVRRARERLEQADLILAVLDASDLASPSSCNFLDTVVAPAGAGSPNGNSQRLLLVLNKSDLLPPGGPDPSPNLRPHLLLSCLTGEGLDGLLEALRKELAEVCGDPSTGPPLLTRARHQHHLQGCLDALGHYTQTKDLALAAEALRLARGHLARITGGGGTEEILDIIFRDFCVGK; this is encoded by the exons ATGCCCCTGCCGCAGAGCCCACATCTGAGTCAATTATTGCTCTCAGAGACCTCAATCGGGTCTGGCCTCAGACGCTCCAATCTGCCCATCCTCCAGCCGCAGACCCTCCACCTGGGGCATCTCCCGACCGTCGAGCCCTCTATCCACCTGCCACTCTGCCACAAGAGCCTCCCAGATGCACTGATTCTCCTCCTCTCCAGTCCCAGACCGTGCACGCGCCAGGGCAGCGGCGTCTCGGTCCCCGGTTCCGGGGCCACTATCTTCGCGCTGAGTTCCGGCCACGGCCGCTGCGGCATCGCGGTGATCCGAACCAGCGGCCCCGCCAGCGGCCACGCCCTCCGGAGCCTCACGGCGCCCCGGGACTTGCCCCCGGCTCGCAGCGCCTGCCTGCGCCTGCTCAGCCACCCCCGTTCCGGGGAGCCGTTGGATCGCGCGCTGGTGCTCTGGTTCCCAG GTCCCCAAAGTTTCACGGGTGAGGACTGCGCCGAGTTCCACGTGCATGGAGGCCCGGCGGTGGTGAGTGGCGTCCTGCAGGCCCTGG GTAGCGTGCCAGGGCTGCGGCCAGCGGAGGCCGGTGAGTTCACCAGACGGGCATTCGCCCACGGGAAGCTGAGCCTGACCGAGGTGGAGGGGCTGGCGGATCTAATTCATGCGGAAACCGAGGCGCAGCGGCGGCAGGCGCTGAGACAGCTGGACGGAGAACTGGGCCACCTCTGTCACGGCTGGGCCAGGACCCTCACTAAG gctctggcTCATGTGGAGGCCTATATCGACTTTGGTGAGGATGACAACCTGGAGGAGGGCGTCCTGGAGCAAG CTAACAGCGAAGTGCGGGAGCTGCAGCTGGCACTGGGCGCACATCTTCGAGATGCCAGGCGCGGGCAGAGGCTTCGCTCAGGGGCGCACGTAGTGGTCGCAGGACCCCCCAACGCTGGCAAGAGCAGCCTGGTGAACCTACTCA GCCGGAAGCCTGTGTCCATAGTGTCTCCGGAACCCGGGACCACCCGCGACGTGCTGGAGACCCCCGTGGACCTGGCCGGGTTCCCGGCGCTGCTGAGCGACACGGCGGGGTTGCGGGAGGGCGCTGGGCCCGTGGAGCAGGAGGGCGTGCGGCGCGCCCGGGAGAG GCTTGAGCAGGCTGACCTCATTCTAGCCGTGCTGGATGCTTCTGACCTGGCCTCTCCGTCCAGCTGCAACTTCCTGGACACCGTTGTCGCCCCCGCCGGAGCTGGGAGCCCCAATGGGAACAGCCAGCGCCTCCTGCTGGTGCTGAACAAATCGGACTTACTGCCTCCAGGCGGCCCCGACCCCAGTCCCAACCTGCGCCCCCACCTGCTGCTGTCCTGCTTGACCGGAGAGGGGCTGGATGGCCTCCTGGAGGCGCTGAGGAAGGAGCTGGCCGAAGT GTGTGGGGACCCGTCCACAGGCCCACCGCTCCTGACGCGTGCAAGACACCAGCATCACCTACAGGGCTGCCTGGACGCTCTTGGCCACTACACGCAGACTAAGGACCTGGCCCTGGCTGCTGAGGCTCTGCGACTCGCCCGGGGGCACCTGGCCCGCATCACCGGCGGAGGGGGCACTGAGGAGATCCTGGATATCATCTTCCGGGACTTCTGCGTGGGCAAGTGA
- the GTPBP3 gene encoding tRNA modification GTPase GTPBP3, mitochondrial isoform X1: MPLPQSPHLSQLLLSETSIGSGLRRSNLPILQPQTLHLGHLPTVEPSIHLPLCHKSLPDALILLLSSPRPCTRQGSGVSVPGSGATIFALSSGHGRCGIAVIRTSGPASGHALRSLTAPRDLPPARSACLRLLSHPRSGEPLDRALVLWFPGPQSFTGEDCAEFHVHGGPAVVSGVLQALGSVPGLRPAEAGEFTRRAFAHGKLSLTEVEGLADLIHAETEAQRRQALRQLDGELGHLCHGWARTLTKASPLCVHFRPDLPNLCVRASSLQESPIRSLRSGWTWAHWRVGSWVATPLPPLPPPQALAHVEAYIDFGEDDNLEEGVLEQANSEVRELQLALGAHLRDARRGQRLRSGAHVVVAGPPNAGKSSLVNLLSRKPVSIVSPEPGTTRDVLETPVDLAGFPALLSDTAGLREGAGPVEQEGVRRARERLEQADLILAVLDASDLASPSSCNFLDTVVAPAGAGSPNGNSQRLLLVLNKSDLLPPGGPDPSPNLRPHLLLSCLTGEGLDGLLEALRKELAEVCGDPSTGPPLLTRARHQHHLQGCLDALGHYTQTKDLALAAEALRLARGHLARITGGGGTEEILDIIFRDFCVGK, translated from the exons ATGCCCCTGCCGCAGAGCCCACATCTGAGTCAATTATTGCTCTCAGAGACCTCAATCGGGTCTGGCCTCAGACGCTCCAATCTGCCCATCCTCCAGCCGCAGACCCTCCACCTGGGGCATCTCCCGACCGTCGAGCCCTCTATCCACCTGCCACTCTGCCACAAGAGCCTCCCAGATGCACTGATTCTCCTCCTCTCCAGTCCCAGACCGTGCACGCGCCAGGGCAGCGGCGTCTCGGTCCCCGGTTCCGGGGCCACTATCTTCGCGCTGAGTTCCGGCCACGGCCGCTGCGGCATCGCGGTGATCCGAACCAGCGGCCCCGCCAGCGGCCACGCCCTCCGGAGCCTCACGGCGCCCCGGGACTTGCCCCCGGCTCGCAGCGCCTGCCTGCGCCTGCTCAGCCACCCCCGTTCCGGGGAGCCGTTGGATCGCGCGCTGGTGCTCTGGTTCCCAG GTCCCCAAAGTTTCACGGGTGAGGACTGCGCCGAGTTCCACGTGCATGGAGGCCCGGCGGTGGTGAGTGGCGTCCTGCAGGCCCTGG GTAGCGTGCCAGGGCTGCGGCCAGCGGAGGCCGGTGAGTTCACCAGACGGGCATTCGCCCACGGGAAGCTGAGCCTGACCGAGGTGGAGGGGCTGGCGGATCTAATTCATGCGGAAACCGAGGCGCAGCGGCGGCAGGCGCTGAGACAGCTGGACGGAGAACTGGGCCACCTCTGTCACGGCTGGGCCAGGACCCTCACTAAGGCAAGCCCGCTATGCGTCCATTTCCGGCCCGACCTGCCCAACCTGTGTGTGAGAGCTTCCTCATTGCAGGAGTCTCCGATCCGGTCCCTTAGGTCAGGCTGGACCTGGGCACACTGGAGGGTGGGTTCCTGGGTGGCCACAccactgccccctctccccccaccccaggctctggcTCATGTGGAGGCCTATATCGACTTTGGTGAGGATGACAACCTGGAGGAGGGCGTCCTGGAGCAAG CTAACAGCGAAGTGCGGGAGCTGCAGCTGGCACTGGGCGCACATCTTCGAGATGCCAGGCGCGGGCAGAGGCTTCGCTCAGGGGCGCACGTAGTGGTCGCAGGACCCCCCAACGCTGGCAAGAGCAGCCTGGTGAACCTACTCA GCCGGAAGCCTGTGTCCATAGTGTCTCCGGAACCCGGGACCACCCGCGACGTGCTGGAGACCCCCGTGGACCTGGCCGGGTTCCCGGCGCTGCTGAGCGACACGGCGGGGTTGCGGGAGGGCGCTGGGCCCGTGGAGCAGGAGGGCGTGCGGCGCGCCCGGGAGAG GCTTGAGCAGGCTGACCTCATTCTAGCCGTGCTGGATGCTTCTGACCTGGCCTCTCCGTCCAGCTGCAACTTCCTGGACACCGTTGTCGCCCCCGCCGGAGCTGGGAGCCCCAATGGGAACAGCCAGCGCCTCCTGCTGGTGCTGAACAAATCGGACTTACTGCCTCCAGGCGGCCCCGACCCCAGTCCCAACCTGCGCCCCCACCTGCTGCTGTCCTGCTTGACCGGAGAGGGGCTGGATGGCCTCCTGGAGGCGCTGAGGAAGGAGCTGGCCGAAGT GTGTGGGGACCCGTCCACAGGCCCACCGCTCCTGACGCGTGCAAGACACCAGCATCACCTACAGGGCTGCCTGGACGCTCTTGGCCACTACACGCAGACTAAGGACCTGGCCCTGGCTGCTGAGGCTCTGCGACTCGCCCGGGGGCACCTGGCCCGCATCACCGGCGGAGGGGGCACTGAGGAGATCCTGGATATCATCTTCCGGGACTTCTGCGTGGGCAAGTGA